TTCTCCGCGGTGTACTTGCTGACTTCAGCCATAACGCGATCCACATCTTTCTGTGGCGTTCCGATCGTATACCAAATTAATTCAACGGGTTTATTCGCTGCCCCATTTCCTTTTGCATCGCCGGCATCTTTGCTGCCGCAAGCACTGAGTGTCATGGAAACAGCTAACGTCAATCCTAATGTAGTGACCAAGTTTTTTTTCATCTTGCTCATTTTTTGAATCCTCCCTAGTGAATACTCGTTTGTCTACGCCCGTAGGGGCTATATTTACAGTACCGCATGAAAGCAATTACAAATAGACGATAAACTAAATGAACCATGTCTAAAATAAAGAAAAAAACGCTATCAAATCATTTTCGCTCAAAAAAAAGACTGCTTCTAAGTTTTCCCTAGAGCAATCCACGATAATCCGTCGGCGAGATACCGACATACTTTTTAAATTGTTTATAAAAGTAACCCAATTCGGAATAACCTACCTCTTTGGCAATCTGATGAACCTTCGCATGCGTTGTCTTGAGCAGTTCTTTGGCCTTCTCAACCCGGAAACGGTTCATATACTCCGTGAATGTCTCATTAATTTCTTTGTGAAACAATTGCCCTAAGTAAACAGGATGAATGTGGTAGTGAGCGCCCAGCATTTTGAGCGAGAGCTCCTCAGCATAAGACTGTTGAACATATTTCAACACCTGCTGCACAATCGGACTTCGAACATCCGAAATCAGGAAGCCAATTGTCGTCTCAGCAATCTCCAGAATGGCAGCTTCCAGTTCTTCCAACGCAACCGCCGCGCGAATCTGGTCAAAGGCAAGATGATAAGCCTCGAGTTCTTCTGTATGGCGGATTGCTTTGATTTCCAATTTGAAATGAATGACCATCTCGAAGGCGATATTCTGGAAGTCGTGCGGCGTAATTCCCGGCAAAGCTTGAATTCGCTTGAAATCGTTATGTATGCAAGCACGCAGATGTTCTATATCTTTGGCAATAATAAGCTTCGCATAGGCCGGCCAATCAATGATCGAGAAATCCACCTTCGGATTGTCTTGGTGCATGGCCAACTCCTGATAATCAATCAAGGGCAGCTCCGGATAAATCCAGAAATACTCCTGCGCTTTTTTGGCGGCTTCATAGCTTTGCGCGACCTGATCCGGGAGGTGCCCGACGGTCCCAATGGAGATGCGCACCGTTTGGTCTTGAAGCGCGGTATGCAGCTGCTGAAGCAGTGCCATCAAGGCTTTTTTCCCCTCTTCCATCTGGTCCATGGACGCAAGCAGCACGATATCTCCGTCCAAATCGAGGAAGACAGTCACCCATTCGTGAGCATCCAGCCTGGAGGCTATAAATTCCAAGCCCTTATCTGCATCCATAGGCATTCGCAGAACCGCTGCTACCATATAGGCGCACGCTAGGTTGATGCCTAGAAGTTCTGCACGCTCGTAGAACTCCAGCGGCGCAATCTGATGCGTCAACCAACGATGCAGCGTGTTGTCCTTCAGAATTTGCTTGCTGTATGCTTGTACCAGCTGAGTCTCGTTCATCGTATTCAGCTTCTCAACGGTATTTTGCAGCGACGCCTTAAGTTCTTGAATATTAATGGGCTTGAGCAAGTAATTTTCAATGCCTAGCTGCATGCCCTCTTTCAAATAAGAGAACTCATCGAAACCACTAAGAACGATCACCTTCAACTCGGGGTGAATCGATCTTGCATGCCGAATCAAATCCAGCCCATTCATAATCGGCATAGAAATGTCGGTTACCAAAATATCGACGGATGTTTCCTGCAAAGCGTCCAAAGCCTTCTGTCCATTGCTGGCATGCCCCACAATTTCCAATCCAACTTCCGCCCAATCAATAATGTCATACAACCCTTCGATAATGAAAGGTTCATCGTCCGCAAGAAAAACCCTAAACATCGTCCACCTCCGCTCCACCGTCCATCGGCAACCAGATATCGATGACCGTTCCTTGGCCCGGTTGGCTGTGTAATTTGACGCCGTACTCACTGCCGTACAGCAGTTTAAGCCGTTGATTGATGCTTCGCAACCCGAAAGACTCCCCTTCCAATTCCTCATCTTGCAGAAATAACGCCAATTCCTTGAGCCGCTGCGGCGAAATCCCGTTGCCATTGTCTTCTACCTGCACATGTAGAAACGCCTCAACTTGCTTCACCCGAATGTGAAGCTGATTATCCGAGCTTTCGCTTCGCAAACCATGCACAATGTAATTCTCAATTACCGGCTGCAGCGACATTTTCATCACACGCACAGACCCGAGCCGCCTGTCCCAGTCCATGGCATACGTAAATTTATCCTTATACCGAATTTGGAAAAGTTCCAGGTACAGGCGACAGGCTTCCAACTCATTTTTGAGCGTGTAGATTTTCTTCTGTTGGACAAAACTTCGGAACAGTGCCGATAGGCTGTAAATCATTTCCCCGACATCATGTGCGCCTTGCGAGATTGCCCGCATCCGAATCACTTCCAGCGTATTGTACAGGAAATGTGGATTGACCCTAGCTTGCAGCGCCGTCAGTTCTGTCTGCTTTTGTTTGATATTAGCCTTATACACCCGGTCAATATAGAGGTTCAATTCCTCAATCATCTCGTTAAAACTCCGTGAAATTTGCCCGATCTCATCTTCGCGCACATCAGGTATCCGCACGCTTAGATCACCTTGTTTCACCTTTCGCGTGAATCGGATGATTTGATTGGTCCGCTTGGCGACACTCATCACCACCAGGAACGGAATCAGGATGGCGAAGAAGATGCATATCGCGCTGATGAGGAGAATCGTACTTCCGATTTTCTTCGAAGAGGCATCCAGCTCTTTGCGGGGGATGATGCTGACAGTGCTGAAATTCCCTTTGCTTTGCGTAAGTTTCGTCACATAGTCGCCTTGGCTGGAACCACGGTTCTCATACATCGCATTGATCTGATCCATGTGCGGATAAGGCTGCCCAACGTACTGATTCGAAGAATCGAACAGCACACCGCCGTCCGGAGCCAAGACAAGAATGATCCCTTTCAGGTCATCCTTATCGTTCTGCAGAATTTTCCAAATCCCATCCGTGCTAAAATAAACGACCTGCTGCCCGATCGTCTTCAGCGTCAGCTTGTCCGTGATCGGCGTTCGAATCGCATATAGGTTCTGATCCCATTGACCGATCGCTTCACGCACCCAAATATTCGGCAGTTCCACACTCTTGCTTTCGAGAGCCATCACATCCGGGATATAAGAGCGGGCGCGATTGGTGGGAACGAATTTCATTTGCCCATTTTGCCCGAGCGCATATAAAGTCTGCTGATCCTCGCTGTATAACAGCAAATTACGGATATCTTCGTTATCTTCCACCTGATTTTTAAAATATTGCAGCCCATCATTCCACATGCTGTTGCCGCCCAAATTATACTGCTCCAAACTATGCTGCACATACTCTTGAAAAGGGTGCTGCAGCATAAAAGATACACCCGAGGCCAGCGAGCTATCCCGGTAGAGGCCAAATAGGATTGACTGGGCTGAATCATATTTTCCACCCAAATAATTGTTAACATTCGTCAGCGCTTTCTTCTGTATATCCAATTCGCGATTGATCGCCGCTTGCGACATCGAATAGTACATAAAATAAGAAAACGAAATAATCGTTACGACCGTAATCATGGAAAAGAGGAGCAGCAGCCTCATAAACAAATTATTTTGCAAATAATTCCGATACATCTTACGCAGTGCCATCCAGTTATCATCTCCTGCTGTTAATCGGGTTCATTATAGCATAACAATCGCAAGCAGATGAATTTCGTTCCATGCGCACAAAAAAACTGCTCTCATGCAGTCGTTGAAGACCAGACGAGGGCAACTATTATTTAGCAAATAAATTATTCGGAAACATTCCTTTGACTTCGACTCATTAACCACAGGGTTAACCAGATAAGGATGAAGCCAGCTAGCTGCCCTATCGTCAGTTTTTGACCAAAAACTATCCAATTCAAGCATACACCCATGGCTGGAAATGCGAGCTCTGCCAACGTTGCAAAGAACGCTTTGGTCGATGACAACCCTTTATAATATAGCAGCATGCTGAGCAAGCCAGGGAAAAAGGCTTGGAACAGCAAATTTACCGCGATCATCGCCAGTTCACTGCCGGGTCCAGTAACTTTCCAAACATCACCGCTCACCAGAAGAATAACGGTCAGCAAGGGGATGGCTAACAGGAAACGGAGCGAAGTCACGACAGGGAAATCTATGTTTTTTTGCAGCAGGAATTTCCCCATAACGGTAGATCCGCCCCATAAAACAGCTGCCAATATTGAAAACAAGCAGCTTATTGTTCCCAAATCCTTCAAGCCCATTTGCGGTGAAGCAAGGCCGAATGTCAACAAATACGTGCCCAATAGCGCAATCCCGATATAGGTGAAAAATTTGGCGGGCAGCGTCTCTTTCAATAGCACGCGAGCCAGAATGATCGCAAACAAAGGCTGCAATTTCTGCAATAGCAGGACAGCATTGGCACTGCCGTGAGAGAAGGCCGCGGTAAACAATACGGTGGCAATCGCCGACCCGCCCCAAGAGATGAAGAGCAGCGCACCAATTACGCCGAGCGTTAATTTGCCGGTCAAGGTCTTGCGGTATTTGATCAATACCGGCAGCGCATAACAAGCCAGAAGCAAATGTTCAATAAATACAATTTGTGCAGAGGTAAAACTTTTCAACAACAGGATGCGAAATAAAGGATCCGCCCCCCACAAGGCAGCGCCAAGTGCAACGTACCAAATCCCGTTGATGGCGCTCGTGCGCGAAGTCAACCCATTCACGCGCTTACTTTCCAGCTTCCATGCATTTTCCAATTCAAAAACCTCCTGAGGAATGTTTTGAATTGAACCTTTCAGAAAGAAATAAGGCCCCCGCGATTTAATCTGC
Above is a genomic segment from Paenibacillus sp. HWE-109 containing:
- a CDS encoding response regulator transcription factor, whose amino-acid sequence is MFRVFLADDEPFIIEGLYDIIDWAEVGLEIVGHASNGQKALDALQETSVDILVTDISMPIMNGLDLIRHARSIHPELKVIVLSGFDEFSYLKEGMQLGIENYLLKPINIQELKASLQNTVEKLNTMNETQLVQAYSKQILKDNTLHRWLTHQIAPLEFYERAELLGINLACAYMVAAVLRMPMDADKGLEFIASRLDAHEWVTVFLDLDGDIVLLASMDQMEEGKKALMALLQQLHTALQDQTVRISIGTVGHLPDQVAQSYEAAKKAQEYFWIYPELPLIDYQELAMHQDNPKVDFSIIDWPAYAKLIIAKDIEHLRACIHNDFKRIQALPGITPHDFQNIAFEMVIHFKLEIKAIRHTEELEAYHLAFDQIRAAVALEELEAAILEIAETTIGFLISDVRSPIVQQVLKYVQQSYAEELSLKMLGAHYHIHPVYLGQLFHKEINETFTEYMNRFRVEKAKELLKTTHAKVHQIAKEVGYSELGYFYKQFKKYVGISPTDYRGLL
- a CDS encoding sensor histidine kinase, whose protein sequence is MALRKMYRNYLQNNLFMRLLLLFSMITVVTIISFSYFMYYSMSQAAINRELDIQKKALTNVNNYLGGKYDSAQSILFGLYRDSSLASGVSFMLQHPFQEYVQHSLEQYNLGGNSMWNDGLQYFKNQVEDNEDIRNLLLYSEDQQTLYALGQNGQMKFVPTNRARSYIPDVMALESKSVELPNIWVREAIGQWDQNLYAIRTPITDKLTLKTIGQQVVYFSTDGIWKILQNDKDDLKGIILVLAPDGGVLFDSSNQYVGQPYPHMDQINAMYENRGSSQGDYVTKLTQSKGNFSTVSIIPRKELDASSKKIGSTILLISAICIFFAILIPFLVVMSVAKRTNQIIRFTRKVKQGDLSVRIPDVREDEIGQISRSFNEMIEELNLYIDRVYKANIKQKQTELTALQARVNPHFLYNTLEVIRMRAISQGAHDVGEMIYSLSALFRSFVQQKKIYTLKNELEACRLYLELFQIRYKDKFTYAMDWDRRLGSVRVMKMSLQPVIENYIVHGLRSESSDNQLHIRVKQVEAFLHVQVEDNGNGISPQRLKELALFLQDEELEGESFGLRSINQRLKLLYGSEYGVKLHSQPGQGTVIDIWLPMDGGAEVDDV
- a CDS encoding DMT family transporter, which produces MESKRVNGLTSRTSAINGIWYVALGAALWGADPLFRILLLKSFTSAQIVFIEHLLLACYALPVLIKYRKTLTGKLTLGVIGALLFISWGGSAIATVLFTAAFSHGSANAVLLLQKLQPLFAIILARVLLKETLPAKFFTYIGIALLGTYLLTFGLASPQMGLKDLGTISCLFSILAAVLWGGSTVMGKFLLQKNIDFPVVTSLRFLLAIPLLTVILLVSGDVWKVTGPGSELAMIAVNLLFQAFFPGLLSMLLYYKGLSSTKAFFATLAELAFPAMGVCLNWIVFGQKLTIGQLAGFILIWLTLWLMSRSQRNVSE